A genome region from Chlorobaculum tepidum TLS includes the following:
- a CDS encoding c-type cytochrome — protein MKRFLPLLATGLIVLGGCGLEKPPAKLAEEIDKAEKADQPKTEAAAPAAAPAPAPAATPTDPALAEGKTIYEGGCNACHDAGMMGAPKPGDKAAWAPRIAKGEESVIKNTINGLNGMPPKGGNAALTDEQLTNAAKYLISISK, from the coding sequence ATGAAACGTTTTTTGCCATTGCTCGCCACCGGCCTCATTGTTCTTGGTGGATGCGGCCTTGAAAAACCGCCAGCCAAACTTGCAGAAGAGATCGACAAGGCTGAAAAGGCCGATCAGCCCAAGACCGAAGCCGCGGCTCCTGCTGCCGCTCCTGCACCAGCGCCGGCAGCGACCCCGACTGATCCCGCGCTTGCGGAAGGCAAGACCATTTACGAAGGCGGCTGCAACGCATGCCACGACGCAGGTATGATGGGCGCTCCAAAACCGGGCGACAAGGCTGCCTGGGCTCCGCGCATCGCCAAGGGCGAGGAGTCCGTGATCAAAAACACGATCAACGGTCTGAACGGCATGCCCCCCAAAGGTGGCAACGCCGCCCTGACCGACGAGCAGCTCACCAACGCCGCGAAATACCTGATCAGCATCTCGAAATAA
- a CDS encoding c-type cytochrome: MSRFVSAALVGAALLVSGNAFAYDAAAGKATYDASCATCHKTGMMGAPKVGDKAAWAPRIAQGMNTLVSKSIKGYKGTKGMMPAKGGNAKLTDAQVGNAVAYMVGQSK; the protein is encoded by the coding sequence ATGTCCCGTTTCGTTTCAGCCGCTCTTGTCGGCGCCGCCCTGCTCGTTTCTGGCAACGCTTTCGCTTATGATGCCGCTGCAGGTAAGGCTACCTATGATGCAAGCTGCGCAACCTGCCACAAGACTGGCATGATGGGCGCCCCGAAAGTTGGTGATAAAGCCGCATGGGCTCCCCGTATCGCTCAGGGCATGAACACCCTGGTCTCGAAATCGATCAAGGGCTACAAAGGCACCAAAGGCATGATGCCTGCCAAGGGTGGCAACGCAAAACTGACCGACGCACAGGTCGGCAACGCCGTTGCTTACATGGTTGGCCAGAGCAAATAA
- a CDS encoding SemiSWEET transporter, with translation MDTELLGYAAGILTTIAFIPQAIQMIRTRQARDISMTWAVTMTAGVFLWLCYGIMKQSFPMISANSITLLLLFIILFFKIRDQGNSNS, from the coding sequence ATGGACACCGAACTGCTCGGTTATGCGGCAGGCATCCTGACCACCATCGCATTTATTCCCCAGGCGATCCAGATGATCCGGACACGACAGGCGCGTGACATCAGCATGACCTGGGCCGTAACCATGACCGCCGGCGTTTTTCTGTGGCTTTGCTACGGCATCATGAAGCAAAGCTTTCCGATGATTTCAGCCAACAGCATCACCCTGCTTTTGCTCTTCATCATCCTTTTTTTCAAAATCCGGGATCAAGGCAATTCCAACTCCTGA
- the proC gene encoding pyrroline-5-carboxylate reductase, translating into MARLSIGFIGTGRIAQALISGLSHDPNIVICGYDKMPDALHSVSLQYGVNTEESIESLARDAEIIVIAVKPYQMAEVLAELKPALHGQHLIVSVAAGISTGFIESNCPEGTRVVRVMPNTPAFVGEGMTALCKGMHATADDLLVAERIFNAIGKTAIIEESGMDAATAVSGSGPAYMFRIIDSLAEGGEACGLDRETAQLLAAQTMLGAAKMVLSGHKSPEELVREVTTPGGTTEAGLKAMDERDLRGALIDTVRAAAARSKELMK; encoded by the coding sequence ATGGCACGACTTTCCATAGGGTTTATCGGCACCGGACGCATTGCCCAGGCGCTTATTTCCGGACTTTCACACGACCCGAACATCGTCATCTGCGGCTACGACAAGATGCCTGATGCACTGCACTCGGTATCCCTGCAATACGGCGTCAATACCGAGGAGTCAATCGAAAGCCTCGCGCGCGACGCGGAGATCATCGTCATTGCCGTCAAGCCGTACCAGATGGCCGAAGTGCTCGCAGAGCTGAAACCCGCACTCCACGGGCAGCATCTCATTGTCAGCGTGGCGGCAGGAATCTCGACAGGCTTCATTGAATCGAACTGCCCTGAGGGCACGAGGGTGGTGCGAGTGATGCCGAATACCCCGGCGTTTGTGGGTGAGGGGATGACCGCCTTGTGCAAAGGGATGCACGCCACAGCGGACGACCTTCTGGTTGCCGAACGGATTTTCAACGCGATTGGCAAGACGGCCATCATCGAGGAGAGCGGCATGGATGCCGCGACGGCAGTGTCGGGCAGCGGACCGGCCTACATGTTCAGGATCATCGACTCCCTTGCCGAAGGTGGAGAGGCGTGCGGCCTCGACCGCGAAACCGCGCAACTGCTCGCTGCCCAGACGATGCTCGGCGCGGCGAAAATGGTGCTCTCGGGCCACAAAAGCCCCGAAGAGCTGGTGCGCGAAGTGACGACTCCCGGAGGTACCACCGAAGCCGGGCTGAAAGCGATGGACGAGCGCGACCTGCGTGGAGCGCTCATCGACACGGTCAGGGCCGCCGCCGCCCGTTCGAAAGAGCTGATGAAGTAG
- a CDS encoding BatD family protein, with translation MFTRLILWLLPLLLVLPAASAAETAGGKLFIESTLDNATPWVGQEVKLTYTLFFSGTAPQIEDKSQPEHSGIWVRELAPENYINSAPVSKNGELFRKAVIKQLRLVPLQSGKLPVTGYRLRCLVPQQGEASLDSRNDTETIVTAPTAIIQARALPKPAPADFSGAVGHFTLSVSPENSTVHAGEPLSLSVGISGKGNLDTLPPLKVLLPEGIRQEVSVASPDTASAKGSTSSVNTKMLLIASKEGTFRFVPLKLTVFDPETGRYETIASNAIVIKVIAGRTAMMPPQSPLPGVMPPPADPDPLGAVIRPIIMSMGLAVLVLIFGLHLRYIKRYKRTGVQQKTSEAAEPIRPTAAPAPATQTSTGGKSPQSLRNELYGAVKKTGIMNPAGLTTKELGKLLKEKGVKAQTISALTELLSGIDHALYSPGQISPEKLETMNRDASRIIADLTRS, from the coding sequence ATGTTCACGCGCCTCATCCTCTGGCTGCTGCCGCTCCTGCTCGTGCTTCCGGCAGCAAGCGCCGCGGAAACTGCCGGCGGAAAGCTCTTCATTGAATCAACGCTCGACAACGCTACGCCATGGGTCGGCCAGGAGGTAAAGCTCACCTACACGCTTTTTTTCAGTGGCACCGCGCCGCAGATCGAAGACAAAAGCCAGCCGGAGCATTCGGGCATATGGGTGCGCGAACTCGCCCCGGAAAACTATATCAACAGTGCGCCGGTATCGAAAAACGGCGAACTCTTCAGGAAAGCGGTCATCAAGCAACTTCGGCTGGTCCCGCTACAAAGCGGCAAACTGCCGGTTACCGGCTACCGCTTGCGCTGCCTCGTGCCGCAACAGGGCGAGGCGTCACTCGACAGCCGCAACGACACCGAGACCATCGTAACCGCGCCGACCGCCATCATTCAGGCGCGGGCGCTGCCAAAGCCCGCGCCCGCAGATTTCAGCGGAGCCGTCGGCCACTTCACCCTTTCGGTTTCACCGGAAAATAGCACGGTTCATGCTGGCGAACCGCTAAGCCTTTCAGTCGGCATCAGTGGCAAGGGAAACCTCGATACTCTGCCCCCCCTGAAGGTTTTACTGCCGGAAGGAATCCGGCAAGAGGTGTCGGTTGCATCGCCCGATACGGCTTCTGCAAAAGGTTCGACCTCGTCGGTGAACACAAAAATGCTCCTGATTGCGTCGAAAGAGGGCACATTCAGGTTTGTTCCGCTAAAGCTCACCGTTTTCGATCCTGAAACCGGGCGCTACGAAACCATAGCGTCAAACGCCATCGTGATCAAGGTCATTGCCGGTCGGACCGCGATGATGCCGCCGCAATCTCCGCTCCCGGGTGTCATGCCTCCACCCGCCGATCCTGATCCGCTGGGCGCAGTGATCAGGCCAATCATCATGAGCATGGGCCTTGCCGTTCTGGTGCTCATTTTCGGTCTGCACCTCCGTTACATCAAGCGGTACAAGCGTACCGGAGTCCAACAAAAAACGAGTGAAGCGGCGGAACCAATCAGACCGACAGCGGCACCTGCGCCCGCCACTCAGACGAGCACTGGTGGCAAATCACCGCAATCCCTCCGGAACGAGCTGTACGGCGCTGTCAAAAAAACCGGAATCATGAACCCCGCGGGCCTGACCACAAAAGAACTTGGCAAGCTGCTGAAAGAAAAAGGGGTAAAGGCGCAGACCATTTCGGCGTTAACGGAACTGCTTTCAGGCATCGACCACGCCCTCTACTCGCCGGGCCAAATCTCTCCGGAAAAGCTTGAAACCATGAACCGGGACGCCAGCCGGATCATAGCCGATCTGACTCGTTCCTGA
- a CDS encoding glycerophosphodiester phosphodiesterase, whose translation MTFEIQAHRGARAFYPDNTLQAFCKAADLGCRVIELDLNVSRDLRMVVSHDPWVSCASGDNPSKHYLYAMNYDEIAQLDCGEASADFPFRHSVRAVRPILSEVFGTVEEQLRRAGRPGEMIYNLEVKSWPGLDGAAHPLPEEYAALVTREIAASELERRVRLQSFDDRILVAARNLAPTLCYGLLVEERAVFDRFPERPGFVPEYVNPRLDLVDESLVSWLHGLGAKVVVWTVNHPEDMLRMKRFGADGIITDHPEVALHLSGLNGS comes from the coding sequence ATGACGTTTGAAATTCAGGCTCATCGCGGAGCCAGGGCTTTTTATCCAGACAATACCCTTCAGGCGTTTTGCAAGGCGGCCGATCTTGGCTGTCGCGTGATTGAACTCGATCTCAACGTTTCCAGAGACCTTCGCATGGTCGTGTCCCACGATCCGTGGGTGAGTTGCGCATCTGGTGACAATCCGTCGAAGCATTATCTCTACGCCATGAACTATGACGAGATCGCGCAGCTCGATTGCGGCGAGGCGTCGGCCGATTTCCCTTTTCGGCACAGCGTCCGGGCGGTTCGTCCGATATTGTCCGAGGTGTTCGGCACGGTAGAAGAGCAGCTTCGCCGTGCCGGGCGTCCGGGGGAAATGATCTACAATCTCGAAGTGAAGTCGTGGCCTGGTCTGGACGGAGCGGCGCATCCTCTGCCTGAGGAGTATGCCGCGCTCGTGACCCGGGAGATCGCAGCCTCGGAGCTTGAGCGCCGCGTGCGGCTTCAGTCGTTTGACGATCGCATTCTTGTTGCCGCCAGAAATCTCGCCCCCACGCTCTGCTACGGTTTGCTTGTGGAGGAACGAGCGGTTTTCGACCGTTTCCCGGAGCGCCCCGGGTTCGTGCCGGAATATGTCAATCCCCGGCTCGATCTGGTCGATGAGTCGCTGGTGTCATGGCTGCACGGTCTTGGCGCGAAGGTGGTTGTCTGGACGGTTAATCACCCAGAAGACATGCTCAGGATGAAACGTTTTGGTGCCGATGGCATCATCACCGATCATCCTGAAGTCGCCCTGCATCTGTCAGGGCTGAACGGTTCCTGA
- a CDS encoding YqaE/Pmp3 family membrane protein has translation MDIRRLILAFILPPAAVMNKEAGTIMLTGILTLWGWIPGVVAALIMISKEQSGKTAEA, from the coding sequence ATGGACATTCGCCGCCTGATTCTGGCCTTCATCCTGCCGCCCGCAGCTGTCATGAACAAAGAAGCCGGCACCATCATGCTAACCGGAATTCTTACCCTCTGGGGCTGGATCCCCGGTGTGGTGGCAGCCCTTATCATGATCTCGAAAGAGCAGTCCGGCAAAACTGCGGAAGCGTAA
- the ruvX gene encoding Holliday junction resolvase RuvX yields MSSSSHKRIIGIDFGTKRIGVALSDPLRMFAQPLGTFDMEGLVRVLSRVRDDEGIELVVVGYPMSDKGEENRMTGVIDRFVAELRESFPGTLIETFDEHRSSRTAMKILAASGSSRKKRNEKGRLDTAAACLILQGYLDSHS; encoded by the coding sequence ATGTCTTCATCCAGCCACAAGCGCATCATCGGAATCGATTTCGGCACCAAGCGGATCGGAGTGGCGCTGAGCGATCCGTTGCGGATGTTCGCGCAGCCTCTTGGTACGTTCGATATGGAGGGGCTCGTCAGGGTGCTGTCGAGGGTACGGGACGATGAGGGAATCGAGCTGGTCGTGGTTGGCTATCCGATGAGCGACAAGGGTGAAGAGAACCGCATGACCGGCGTGATCGACCGTTTCGTCGCGGAGCTTCGGGAGTCGTTTCCGGGCACTTTGATCGAGACTTTCGATGAGCACCGCTCGTCACGCACGGCGATGAAAATCCTGGCCGCTTCGGGAAGCAGCCGGAAGAAACGCAACGAGAAAGGACGGCTCGACACCGCCGCAGCCTGCCTGATTCTGCAAGGATACCTCGATAGCCATTCCTGA
- the pyrE gene encoding orotate phosphoribosyltransferase produces MTNSETLAMFKSSGALLDGHFRLTSGRHSNSYFQCAKVLQYPEYLSAICGQIAGFFRESGITTVISPAIGGIVVGTEVGRQLGVKTIFAERKEGAMMIRRGFSIDPSEQVLVVEDVITTGGSVAEVIELVKAAGATVAGVASVVDRSNGKVRLADKQFSLLTMEVVSYAPEECPLCKEEIPIYAPGSRTNPQC; encoded by the coding sequence ATGACCAATTCGGAAACCCTCGCGATGTTCAAGTCGAGCGGCGCCTTGCTCGATGGCCATTTCCGGCTCACTTCTGGCCGCCACAGCAACTCCTATTTCCAGTGCGCCAAGGTGCTGCAATACCCGGAATATCTTTCGGCGATCTGCGGCCAAATCGCCGGATTTTTCAGGGAGAGCGGCATCACGACGGTCATTTCGCCCGCCATTGGCGGCATCGTCGTCGGCACGGAGGTCGGTCGGCAGCTTGGCGTCAAGACTATCTTCGCCGAACGCAAAGAGGGTGCGATGATGATCCGGCGCGGCTTCTCCATCGATCCCTCCGAGCAGGTGCTGGTGGTCGAGGATGTAATCACCACCGGTGGCTCCGTCGCCGAGGTGATCGAGCTGGTCAAGGCCGCCGGAGCGACTGTGGCCGGAGTCGCCTCGGTAGTTGACCGTAGCAACGGCAAGGTACGGCTGGCGGACAAGCAGTTCTCGCTGCTCACGATGGAGGTGGTCAGCTACGCGCCGGAGGAGTGCCCGCTCTGCAAGGAGGAAATCCCGATTTACGCGCCGGGCAGCCGAACCAATCCCCAGTGCTGA
- a CDS encoding prephenate dehydrogenase, translated as MLSSQMQQGIHTISFVGLGLIGASLMQALKRAAGATGRNIEMIGFDPAFDAADIVAITGECGLDRFEPDPAKLYNADLVVLCAPVVTNIALLDEAKRHIRKDTLVSDVSSTKAEIAAKAQELGIEFIGMHPIAGREQQGYQAASPELLDGRLVILCTECATLETTLATELAGLLRAAGCKPLFMSPEEHDRVYANISHLPQLISTALMAHCRENVEWAGPGFASMARLAGSPWAVWRDIVETNRSNIADEMEAFSALLADVAGEVRGGNFEALESKFREANDLYQRLQERSSS; from the coding sequence GTGCTGAGCAGCCAGATGCAGCAGGGCATCCACACCATTTCGTTCGTCGGACTCGGGCTTATCGGCGCCTCGCTGATGCAGGCGCTCAAGCGCGCTGCCGGGGCGACAGGGCGGAACATCGAGATGATCGGCTTTGATCCGGCCTTTGACGCAGCAGACATCGTGGCGATTACCGGCGAGTGCGGTCTCGACCGCTTCGAGCCTGATCCGGCGAAATTGTACAACGCTGATCTCGTCGTGCTCTGCGCGCCGGTTGTCACCAACATCGCCCTGCTCGATGAGGCGAAACGGCACATCCGCAAGGATACCTTGGTGAGTGACGTGTCGAGCACCAAGGCTGAAATCGCTGCCAAAGCGCAGGAGCTCGGCATCGAATTCATCGGGATGCACCCCATCGCCGGGCGTGAACAGCAGGGCTACCAGGCGGCCTCGCCAGAGCTGCTCGACGGCCGACTTGTGATTCTCTGTACCGAATGCGCCACTCTTGAAACAACCCTTGCCACAGAACTGGCCGGGCTGCTCCGGGCCGCCGGATGCAAGCCGCTCTTCATGAGTCCGGAAGAGCATGACCGGGTCTACGCCAACATCAGCCACCTGCCGCAGCTTATTTCGACTGCGCTGATGGCTCACTGTCGTGAGAATGTCGAATGGGCAGGCCCCGGATTCGCGTCGATGGCGCGGCTGGCGGGCAGCCCCTGGGCGGTCTGGCGGGACATCGTGGAAACCAACAGAAGCAACATCGCTGACGAGATGGAGGCATTTTCCGCGCTTCTTGCCGACGTAGCCGGAGAAGTTCGCGGCGGCAACTTCGAGGCGCTCGAATCAAAATTCCGCGAAGCGAACGATCTCTATCAACGCCTTCAGGAGAGGAGCAGCTCATGA
- a CDS encoding NAD(+)/NADH kinase: MKFAIFVNTTREKALELARELTAWLDARSIDYVFDPQSAKALGCGKWEEKADLSQHCDAFVALGGDGTLLLASHYSRSKPVVGINVGDLGFLTEFSPDEMWVAMDHLVSGNYSIHTRSQLEATLESGESLTSLNDVIFEKGSAARRLPAFTILLDDEMLGSYRADGIIIATSTGSTAYSMSAGGPIIAPKSNVFVITPICPHMLTVRPIVISDDKTIKISVDSQSGEFPLKMDGIQKKLLAPGEVVTVKKSPHHINLVANEKRNYCEILRKKLLWSHEHPTGE, from the coding sequence ATGAAGTTCGCCATCTTCGTGAACACTACCAGGGAGAAAGCGCTGGAGCTGGCCCGAGAGCTGACGGCGTGGCTCGATGCGCGGTCGATCGATTACGTCTTCGATCCCCAGTCGGCCAAAGCGCTCGGCTGCGGCAAATGGGAGGAGAAGGCAGACCTCAGCCAGCACTGCGACGCCTTCGTCGCGCTTGGCGGCGATGGCACGCTTCTGCTTGCTTCGCACTATTCCCGCTCCAAGCCGGTGGTGGGCATCAATGTGGGCGACCTCGGCTTTCTGACCGAGTTCAGTCCGGACGAAATGTGGGTGGCCATGGATCATCTGGTGAGCGGTAACTACTCGATCCACACGCGCTCGCAGCTCGAAGCCACGCTTGAATCGGGAGAATCGCTGACTTCGCTCAACGACGTTATCTTCGAAAAAGGCTCCGCTGCACGGCGGCTGCCAGCCTTCACCATCCTGCTCGACGATGAAATGCTCGGATCATACCGTGCCGATGGCATCATCATCGCCACCTCGACCGGTTCGACGGCCTACTCGATGTCCGCAGGCGGCCCGATCATCGCCCCGAAATCGAATGTGTTCGTCATTACCCCGATCTGTCCGCACATGTTGACGGTCAGACCGATCGTTATCAGCGACGACAAAACCATCAAAATTTCGGTCGATTCGCAATCCGGGGAGTTTCCGCTGAAAATGGATGGCATCCAGAAAAAACTGCTCGCTCCTGGTGAAGTGGTCACGGTGAAAAAGTCGCCACACCACATCAATCTGGTGGCCAACGAAAAAAGGAACTACTGCGAAATCCTTCGCAAAAAGCTGCTCTGGAGTCACGAACATCCCACGGGAGAGTGA
- a CDS encoding HAD-IIIA family hydrolase codes for MSSFQFFGMQPYQADPSSQINAALDSIKALVISLDGVLTSGVITLDGEGREMPTLFARDLAGLREALRLGMKVAIIAGRQAGAFRQMLEATGPIDLFLDGEERLDAYEAFKSRHGLQDDECACIADDIDDLELLKKAGLPVTPINGAEYLRNRVAYISVFEGGRGCVREIVEMVLDHQGRWKYSEKQAQG; via the coding sequence TTGAGCTCTTTCCAGTTTTTCGGTATGCAGCCCTACCAGGCTGATCCCTCTTCGCAGATCAACGCCGCCCTCGATAGCATCAAGGCGCTGGTCATCTCCCTCGACGGCGTCCTCACCAGCGGCGTGATCACTCTCGACGGCGAGGGGCGCGAAATGCCCACCCTTTTTGCCCGCGACCTGGCCGGACTCCGCGAGGCGCTGCGTCTCGGCATGAAGGTGGCGATCATCGCCGGGCGGCAGGCCGGAGCCTTCCGCCAGATGCTCGAAGCCACAGGGCCAATCGATCTCTTCCTCGACGGCGAGGAGCGACTTGACGCTTACGAAGCATTCAAAAGCCGCCACGGCCTGCAGGACGATGAGTGTGCCTGCATTGCCGACGATATCGACGATCTGGAATTGCTGAAAAAGGCCGGATTGCCAGTAACGCCGATCAATGGCGCGGAGTACCTCCGCAACCGCGTCGCCTACATCTCGGTATTCGAAGGTGGACGCGGCTGCGTTCGCGAGATCGTCGAGATGGTGCTCGACCACCAGGGCCGCTGGAAGTACAGCGAAAAGCAGGCTCAGGGGTAG
- the kdsA gene encoding 3-deoxy-8-phosphooctulonate synthase: protein MQKFSVGTVSLPGPKGLFLIAGPCLIENRRMAMDVAAELDRIRKKEDVRVIFKGSYRKANRSSASSYTGIGDRQALEILREIRDYFGMPVLTDVHETSEVELAASYVDVLQIPAFLCRQTDLIVAAASTGLAVNIKKGQFLAPEDMALAAAKAAATGNKKIMLTERGTTFGYHNLVVDYRGLPIMAESGWPVILDVTHSVQLPGAGAGVSGGDRRFLMPLARAAVAAGVDGLFFEVHPDPATAMSDASTQAPLAGFGEMVRELMQLQRCMQSIREEFHSR, encoded by the coding sequence ATGCAAAAGTTCTCGGTTGGCACTGTATCGCTGCCAGGGCCGAAGGGCCTGTTTCTCATCGCGGGGCCTTGCCTTATCGAAAACCGGCGGATGGCGATGGATGTGGCCGCCGAACTCGACCGCATCCGCAAAAAGGAAGATGTGCGCGTCATCTTCAAAGGTTCTTACCGCAAGGCGAATCGCTCGTCGGCCTCTTCATACACTGGCATTGGGGACCGCCAGGCACTTGAAATCCTGCGCGAGATCAGAGACTATTTCGGGATGCCGGTGCTAACCGATGTTCACGAAACCTCCGAGGTCGAACTCGCGGCATCCTATGTCGATGTGCTCCAGATTCCCGCGTTCCTCTGCCGCCAGACTGACCTGATCGTGGCCGCAGCATCGACGGGGCTTGCCGTCAACATCAAGAAAGGGCAGTTTCTCGCGCCGGAAGACATGGCTCTTGCCGCGGCCAAAGCCGCCGCAACGGGAAACAAAAAGATTATGCTTACCGAACGGGGCACCACCTTTGGCTACCACAATCTCGTGGTCGATTACCGGGGGCTGCCAATCATGGCCGAATCCGGCTGGCCGGTCATTCTCGATGTCACCCACAGCGTCCAGTTGCCGGGTGCCGGAGCAGGCGTTTCCGGAGGCGACCGCCGGTTCCTCATGCCGCTTGCCCGCGCCGCCGTTGCCGCGGGAGTTGATGGCCTCTTTTTCGAGGTGCATCCCGATCCGGCGACCGCCATGTCCGACGCTTCGACCCAGGCTCCGCTCGCCGGATTCGGCGAAATGGTGCGGGAGCTGATGCAGCTTCAGCGCTGCATGCAGTCGATCCGGGAAGAATTTCATTCACGTTAA
- a CDS encoding AAA family ATPase, whose product MNTADTRQRLLDIEKQIASLREEQATVKAQWEAEKELIHTSRRLKEELEDLRVQAENYERSGDYGKVAEIRYGKIAEIEKALEENNRKIEARQASGDLIMKEEIDAGDIADIVSRWTGIPVSKMLQSERQKLLGIESELHRRVVGQDEAVRAVSDAVKRSRAGMGDEKRPIGSFIFLGPTGVGKTELARTLAEYLFDDEDALIRIDMSEYMEAHTVSRLVGAPPGYVGYEEGGQLTEAVRRKPFSVVLLDEIEKAHPDVFNILLQILDDGRLTDSKGRTVNFKNTIIIMTSNIGAQLIQSEMEHLEGRDADAALAGLKEKLFQLLKQQVRPEFLNRIDEVILFTPLTRENLREIVTIQFNRIKETARRQRITLEISDEALMWLAKTGFDPAFGARPLKRVMQRQITNRLSEMILAGQVGEDDTVEIGLENDAIVMKKK is encoded by the coding sequence ATGAATACCGCAGATACCAGACAAAGGCTGCTCGACATCGAAAAGCAGATCGCGAGCCTCAGGGAGGAGCAGGCGACCGTCAAGGCGCAGTGGGAGGCAGAGAAGGAGCTTATCCACACCTCCCGCCGTCTCAAGGAAGAGCTTGAAGACCTGCGTGTACAGGCTGAAAATTATGAACGCAGCGGTGATTACGGCAAGGTCGCTGAGATTCGCTACGGCAAGATCGCCGAGATCGAAAAGGCGCTGGAGGAGAACAACCGCAAGATCGAAGCGCGACAGGCCTCCGGCGACCTCATTATGAAGGAGGAGATCGACGCGGGCGACATCGCCGACATCGTTTCGCGATGGACGGGCATTCCGGTCAGCAAGATGCTCCAGTCCGAGCGGCAGAAGCTGCTCGGCATCGAGTCCGAGCTGCACCGCAGGGTGGTTGGCCAGGATGAAGCTGTCCGCGCGGTCAGCGACGCGGTCAAGCGTTCGCGCGCGGGCATGGGCGACGAGAAGCGACCCATCGGCTCGTTCATTTTCCTCGGCCCGACCGGCGTCGGCAAGACCGAGCTGGCCCGCACGCTGGCCGAATACCTGTTCGACGACGAGGACGCGCTAATCCGCATCGACATGAGCGAGTACATGGAGGCGCACACCGTGAGCCGCCTTGTCGGAGCACCTCCCGGCTACGTCGGCTACGAAGAGGGCGGTCAGCTTACCGAAGCGGTACGGCGCAAGCCCTTCTCGGTGGTGTTGCTCGACGAAATCGAAAAGGCGCACCCGGATGTGTTCAACATCCTGCTCCAGATTCTCGACGACGGGCGGCTGACCGACAGCAAAGGGCGCACGGTGAACTTCAAGAACACCATCATCATCATGACCTCGAACATCGGCGCGCAGCTCATTCAGAGCGAAATGGAGCATCTCGAAGGGCGCGATGCTGATGCGGCGCTGGCCGGGTTGAAGGAGAAGCTCTTCCAGTTGCTCAAGCAGCAGGTGCGGCCTGAGTTCTTGAACCGCATCGACGAGGTAATTCTCTTCACGCCGCTGACACGTGAAAACCTGCGGGAGATCGTCACCATTCAGTTCAACCGGATCAAGGAGACCGCCAGGCGCCAGCGCATCACCCTCGAAATCTCGGACGAGGCGCTCATGTGGCTTGCCAAAACCGGCTTTGACCCGGCATTCGGCGCGCGCCCGCTCAAGCGCGTCATGCAACGGCAGATTACTAACCGCCTTTCGGAGATGATCCTCGCCGGTCAGGTTGGCGAAGACGACACCGTCGAGATCGGGCTGGAGAACGATGCCATCGTAATGAAGAAGAAATAA